From the Candidatus Saccharimonadaceae bacterium ML1 genome, one window contains:
- a CDS encoding penicillin-binding protein 2, which translates to MNIGSRGDARIGVLGVLTLVALLVMVAQLFRVQVLQHNYYVQLADKEHIKKFTLRAARGEIYAMDGNAPAKLVMNTTVYTVWVDPTLVTDKQKVIDVMNRVAGGNVRKDFRQYLDAKNTRYQVIATKVNRVQAQKIKDEKLAGVGFDASTQRVYPEGALASQVLGFVNGEGRGKYGFEQANDETLAGKDGELKTVTDVRDVPLTVTDKNIKKPAVNGKNMVLTIDRNVQSKVEEALAAGVKRSGATRASAIVMDPQTGKVLAMANVPTYDPSNLNVKDVAVFNNSTISNPYEPGSDIKTFTVATGIDRGAITPDSTYDNTGKIKVEDITINNATKNAAVTGTITMQTALNWSLNTGMVTIAQRLGNGTYITRAARDTIYEYFHDKFKLGELTGIELANEAKGTIISPLQQEGNAVRYSNMVFGQGMDATMLQVASGFCAVVNGGTYFAPTIINGTISNDGVFAPAGTKAQARVITEATSTTVREMVHQSHYATYNPKDGSERYLVGGKTGTSETIVNGKYASNQTIGTYLGYGGEKGQTPRYVIMVEIAANGKDMGGGSDAKPIFNDISNWMLNYLMLTPQG; encoded by the coding sequence ATGAATATAGGTAGTCGAGGCGATGCGCGGATTGGCGTGTTGGGTGTTTTGACGCTTGTAGCACTGCTGGTAATGGTGGCGCAGCTTTTTCGTGTGCAGGTACTGCAGCATAATTATTACGTTCAGCTGGCAGATAAAGAGCATATCAAAAAATTTACGCTCCGCGCGGCGCGCGGGGAAATCTACGCGATGGACGGCAATGCGCCGGCGAAACTCGTGATGAATACGACGGTGTATACGGTTTGGGTTGATCCGACACTCGTGACAGACAAGCAGAAAGTAATCGATGTGATGAACCGTGTGGCGGGCGGCAATGTGCGCAAAGACTTTCGTCAATATTTAGATGCAAAAAATACGCGCTATCAAGTGATTGCGACGAAAGTTAACCGCGTGCAGGCGCAGAAAATCAAAGACGAGAAGCTTGCCGGCGTCGGATTTGACGCATCAACGCAGCGTGTCTACCCGGAAGGAGCGCTTGCGAGTCAAGTACTCGGTTTCGTGAATGGCGAAGGGCGGGGGAAGTACGGTTTTGAGCAGGCAAACGATGAAACGCTTGCCGGTAAAGACGGCGAGCTAAAAACTGTGACCGATGTACGCGACGTACCGCTGACTGTGACCGATAAAAATATTAAAAAACCAGCGGTAAATGGCAAAAATATGGTGCTGACAATTGATCGCAATGTGCAATCAAAAGTTGAAGAAGCCCTTGCGGCGGGTGTAAAGCGAAGCGGTGCGACGCGGGCGAGTGCGATCGTGATGGACCCGCAAACGGGCAAAGTGCTCGCGATGGCGAATGTGCCGACGTACGATCCTTCTAATTTAAATGTGAAGGACGTGGCAGTCTTTAATAATAGTACAATTTCAAATCCATATGAGCCTGGTTCTGATATCAAGACTTTTACGGTTGCGACAGGTATTGACCGCGGCGCGATTACACCTGATAGCACATACGATAACACCGGTAAGATTAAGGTCGAAGACATTACTATTAACAATGCAACAAAGAATGCGGCAGTGACAGGAACTATTACGATGCAGACAGCGCTAAATTGGTCGCTTAACACTGGTATGGTGACGATCGCGCAGCGTTTAGGTAATGGTACGTATATTACGCGTGCGGCACGCGATACGATCTACGAATATTTTCATGATAAGTTTAAGCTGGGCGAGTTGACCGGTATTGAGCTTGCGAATGAAGCGAAAGGCACGATTATTTCGCCGCTGCAGCAAGAGGGCAATGCGGTGCGCTATAGCAACATGGTGTTCGGGCAGGGTATGGACGCGACGATGCTGCAAGTGGCGAGCGGCTTTTGCGCAGTGGTAAATGGTGGAACGTATTTTGCGCCGACGATCATTAACGGTACGATTAGCAACGATGGCGTTTTCGCGCCAGCAGGCACAAAAGCTCAAGCACGCGTCATTACTGAAGCAACATCAACGACGGTGCGTGAGATGGTTCACCAATCGCATTATGCAACGTACAATCCGAAAGACGGTTCGGAGCGCTATCTTGTGGGCGGCAAGACCGGCACGTCTGAAACAATTGTGAACGGCAAATATGCCAGCAATCAGACGATTGGAACGTATTTGGGCTATGGCGGCGAGAAGGGACAAACTCCACGTTACGTTATCATGGTTGAAATCGCCGCCAATGGCAAAGACATGGGCGGCGGTAGCGACGCGAAGCCGATTTTCAACGACATATCAAATTGGATGCTCAATTATTTAATGTTAACGCCGCAGGGCTAG
- a CDS encoding DEAD/DEAH box helicase: MKQSLALEILLSGESALLTGPAGTGKTFVLNQFIRASKDEGKYVSVTATTGLAATHLGGTTIHAWAGIGVLDYLPDQFVDHIAKGRREIIEKTDILIIDEISMLHDYRLDMVDEVCRLVRKAPDVPFGGIQVVMSGDFFQLPPVNRAGSREGGFVVHSDAWRELNPVILYLDEQFRQREGDALLDILTSLRANNLRRHHAEKLLERTGYEPPTDADLTELHTMNVDVDQINGRRLAELAGDEVQYTQHTTGSANYVENLQRSVLAPVELVLKLGALVMAVKNDQSKRYANGSIGMVVDFEPATDYPVVQFRNGRTVVMQPDTWELRDGDKKRASISQIPLRLAWAITVHKSQGMTLDAARIDLRKAFVPGMGYVALSRVRDIDNLYLTGINRTALQMSDEAYTIDERLKMRAANDRERFQYLQRKAEERAAKPLKNPSKKKSSSWSEKIAKMREIHPNAYKPWQPQDDEALKLGFINGESIKHLSTQLGRHEGSIKMRLQKHFGEDAVQ, translated from the coding sequence GTGAAACAATCTCTTGCACTCGAAATATTACTAAGTGGCGAAAGTGCATTGCTAACTGGACCGGCAGGGACGGGCAAGACGTTTGTGCTGAATCAATTTATTCGTGCGAGTAAAGATGAGGGAAAGTATGTGAGCGTGACGGCAACGACTGGGCTAGCGGCGACACACCTGGGCGGCACGACGATTCACGCTTGGGCGGGGATAGGCGTACTGGATTATCTGCCAGATCAATTTGTCGATCATATTGCGAAGGGACGGCGCGAAATTATCGAAAAAACAGATATTTTGATCATTGATGAGATTAGTATGCTGCACGACTACCGCTTGGATATGGTTGATGAAGTATGCCGTCTGGTGCGTAAGGCGCCGGACGTACCGTTTGGCGGTATTCAGGTGGTGATGTCGGGTGACTTTTTCCAGCTGCCGCCAGTGAATCGGGCAGGCAGCCGCGAGGGCGGTTTTGTGGTGCATTCGGATGCGTGGCGCGAGCTGAATCCGGTGATTTTGTATTTGGATGAGCAATTCCGCCAGCGCGAGGGTGATGCGCTCCTTGATATTTTGACGAGTCTACGGGCAAATAACCTGCGTCGTCATCACGCCGAGAAGCTGCTAGAGCGCACCGGATACGAGCCGCCAACGGACGCTGACTTGACAGAGCTTCATACGATGAATGTTGACGTTGATCAAATCAATGGGCGAAGACTAGCAGAGTTAGCAGGCGACGAAGTGCAATATACGCAGCATACCACCGGCAGCGCAAACTACGTTGAAAATTTGCAACGCAGCGTGCTTGCGCCGGTGGAATTAGTACTCAAGCTTGGCGCGCTTGTTATGGCGGTTAAGAACGATCAGAGTAAACGTTATGCAAACGGCAGTATCGGTATGGTAGTTGATTTTGAGCCGGCAACAGATTATCCAGTAGTGCAATTCCGTAACGGCAGAACGGTAGTAATGCAGCCGGATACGTGGGAATTGCGCGATGGCGACAAAAAGCGGGCAAGTATCAGCCAGATTCCGTTGCGCTTGGCGTGGGCGATTACGGTACACAAGAGCCAGGGTATGACGCTTGATGCAGCGCGCATTGACTTACGCAAAGCCTTTGTACCGGGCATGGGCTATGTAGCACTCAGCCGCGTGCGCGATATTGATAATTTGTACTTGACGGGTATAAACCGTACGGCACTCCAGATGAGCGACGAAGCGTATACGATTGACGAGCGGTTGAAAATGCGTGCGGCAAACGATCGCGAACGATTTCAATACTTGCAAAGAAAAGCTGAGGAGCGTGCCGCTAAACCGCTAAAAAACCCGAGCAAAAAGAAATCCAGCAGCTGGTCTGAAAAAATCGCTAAAATGCGCGAGATCCACCCGAATGCGTACAAACCGTGGCAGCCGCAGGACGACGAAGCACTAAAACTTGGATTCATTAACGGCGAGTCGATCAAGCACTTGAGTACACAGCTCGGCCGCCACGAAGGTTCAATCAAAATGCGGTTGCAGAAACATTTTGGGGAAGACGCGGTGCAGTAA
- the rsmH gene encoding 16S rRNA (cytosine(1402)-N(4))-methyltransferaseRsmH, with the protein MMEKMSIKEHPPLHVPVLLDDVIALLTPRLGETYLDLTAGYGGHARAVLARTQQYSGTVLVDRDEFAHTNLSEFLAKGAQLLHTDFVSAARQLIEQGRQFDMILLDLGVSSPQLDRAERGFSFAKSGPLDMRMDRRQSLTAANVVNTWTVERIAQIIRDFGEESPRAAMRYARSIAAARPLETTTDLARAVEQAYRGPYRRTHPATRVFQAIRIAINDELGQIQTVMPLLPALLTCGGRVGVISFHSLEDRIVKRYFAEQAAAGYEANLRIITKRPVSGAINDVHNPRSRSAKLRAAVKI; encoded by the coding sequence ATGATGGAGAAAATGAGTATTAAAGAACATCCACCACTTCATGTTCCAGTTCTGCTTGATGACGTTATCGCGTTGCTCACACCCCGTTTAGGCGAGACCTACCTTGACCTAACTGCGGGCTACGGCGGGCATGCGCGGGCGGTATTAGCGCGAACGCAGCAGTATTCCGGCACCGTACTGGTCGACCGGGATGAGTTTGCTCATACGAATTTAAGCGAGTTTCTAGCGAAAGGAGCTCAGCTTTTGCATACCGATTTCGTGTCGGCTGCGCGCCAGCTGATTGAACAGGGTAGGCAATTTGATATGATTCTACTTGATTTGGGGGTGTCGTCACCACAGCTCGACCGAGCTGAGCGAGGATTCTCGTTCGCAAAAAGCGGACCGCTGGATATGCGAATGGATCGACGCCAATCGTTAACTGCTGCCAACGTTGTCAACACGTGGACGGTGGAGCGAATCGCGCAGATCATTCGTGATTTCGGCGAGGAGTCTCCGCGCGCTGCTATGCGATATGCGCGTAGTATCGCGGCGGCGCGGCCGCTTGAAACAACGACGGATCTTGCTCGCGCGGTAGAGCAGGCGTATCGTGGGCCGTATCGGCGTACGCATCCCGCCACTCGAGTCTTTCAGGCGATTCGAATCGCTATTAACGACGAACTCGGGCAAATTCAAACGGTCATGCCATTGCTTCCGGCGTTGCTTACATGCGGCGGAAGAGTGGGGGTGATTAGTTTTCACAGCCTTGAGGATCGAATCGTGAAGCGGTATTTCGCTGAACAGGCTGCCGCCGGCTACGAGGCAAACCTTCGTATTATTACGAAGCGTCCCGTTAGCGGTGCAATTAACGATGTTCACAATCCGCGTTCGCGTAGCGCTAAGCTGCGCGCCGCTGTGAAAATATAA
- a CDS encoding DUF4868 domain-containing protein, with protein MNTEPTNTTENEMQESTDIFLWANQADAHKEALEVDLFLFTKGYTVYATNYAKELKAQLKVLFLYDMISQVQTGAATGMHVRDFEAAAAEENVLERTTLDKVDHAQEVIEQIRYGEESLEVFREGDHEFKKVKGIVARFSRSGAEPFFVAKILPQSQVLKGATAWMYNGDSFQPFSADAGLRITPDNQVLIAGNDIFAFSESKFIRLFGYDAKQFAVAEEKIAEIEQNFKLKFPEGMTFDALVRDTKSLVGKLQKVNVGLVTQDQVIKQADEMGLELMTDENTGEIIIMDAKDAAKFVNLLNDDYVTSDMTGIRYELKGKKELKDAAPADLGAPAEL; from the coding sequence ATGAATACAGAACCAACTAACACGACTGAAAACGAGATGCAAGAGTCAACTGATATTTTTTTGTGGGCAAACCAGGCGGATGCACACAAAGAGGCGCTTGAGGTTGACCTATTTTTGTTTACAAAAGGCTATACGGTGTATGCCACGAATTATGCCAAGGAATTAAAGGCGCAGCTGAAAGTATTATTCTTGTACGATATGATCAGCCAAGTGCAGACAGGGGCAGCGACAGGCATGCACGTGCGCGATTTTGAAGCGGCGGCTGCCGAAGAGAACGTGCTGGAGCGCACGACGCTTGATAAAGTTGATCACGCGCAAGAGGTAATCGAGCAGATTCGCTACGGCGAGGAAAGTTTGGAAGTGTTCCGCGAAGGCGACCACGAGTTCAAGAAAGTAAAAGGGATTGTGGCGCGGTTTAGCCGTTCAGGCGCGGAGCCGTTTTTTGTGGCGAAGATACTGCCGCAATCGCAGGTGCTGAAAGGCGCAACGGCATGGATGTATAACGGCGATTCATTTCAGCCGTTTAGTGCTGATGCGGGCTTAAGGATTACGCCGGATAATCAGGTTCTAATCGCCGGTAATGACATTTTTGCATTTAGCGAGTCGAAATTCATCCGGTTATTTGGGTACGACGCTAAACAATTTGCGGTAGCAGAAGAAAAAATCGCCGAAATCGAGCAAAACTTTAAGCTGAAGTTCCCTGAAGGTATGACGTTTGACGCGCTGGTGCGCGACACAAAGTCGCTGGTGGGTAAGCTCCAAAAAGTCAATGTTGGACTAGTGACGCAGGATCAAGTGATTAAACAAGCGGACGAAATGGGCCTAGAATTGATGACGGACGAAAACACGGGCGAAATTATCATTATGGATGCGAAAGACGCGGCGAAATTCGTGAATTTGCTCAACGACGATTATGTGACGAGCGATATGACCGGTATTCGGTACGAGCTTAAAGGCAAAAAAGAACTAAAAGATGCCGCGCCAGCCGATCTGGGAGCGCCGGCTGAACTGTAG
- the hspA gene encoding Spore protein SP21 has product MSKLVKFDPFAEMDALQRHFFDNDVWPRQMRSVAVPTTDVYMDGSNLVVEAHLPKFEDKDVDISIEHGNLVVQAQRHEKEEDKGKKYVVRESSSSFYRSVQLPERADTDAIEAHLEDGVLKVVVPVTPAPEPKKIAVKAKKK; this is encoded by the coding sequence ATGAGTAAACTTGTCAAATTTGATCCATTCGCTGAAATGGATGCGTTGCAGCGCCATTTCTTTGACAATGACGTTTGGCCGCGCCAAATGCGCAGTGTTGCCGTGCCGACAACCGACGTCTATATGGACGGCAGTAATCTTGTGGTTGAGGCGCATTTGCCGAAGTTTGAAGATAAAGACGTCGATATCTCAATTGAACATGGCAACCTGGTAGTTCAGGCGCAGCGCCATGAAAAAGAAGAAGATAAAGGTAAGAAGTACGTCGTACGCGAATCAAGCAGTAGTTTTTATCGTAGCGTACAGCTGCCAGAGCGTGCTGATACGGATGCAATTGAAGCACATCTGGAAGACGGCGTTCTGAAAGTCGTCGTGCCGGTAACGCCCGCTCCTGAGCCAAAGAAAATCGCAGTGAAGGCAAAGAAGAAATAA
- the ftsL gene encoding Cell division protein FtsL, producing MPYHRTVQFNSRRQGNYGRNRNTVAFASAVKLGPVSHTVIVALMITILGLIYLTQATRVSSYDYAANTMSDKISSLTEQKNDLAVENARLTALQSVKGSSVAQAMTSPADTQYVSK from the coding sequence ATGCCATATCATCGAACAGTACAATTTAATAGCCGGCGCCAAGGTAATTATGGGCGTAATCGCAATACAGTTGCTTTTGCATCGGCTGTCAAGCTTGGTCCCGTGTCGCATACAGTGATCGTTGCTTTGATGATTACGATTTTAGGTCTGATATACTTAACACAGGCGACACGCGTATCGAGCTATGATTACGCGGCGAATACTATGTCTGATAAAATTTCGTCGTTAACTGAGCAAAAGAATGATTTAGCGGTCGAAAATGCTCGCTTGACAGCGCTTCAGTCGGTGAAGGGGAGCAGTGTCGCGCAAGCAATGACATCGCCAGCCGATACGCAATACGTGAGCAAATAA
- a CDS encoding family 1 glycosylhydrolase — protein sequence MSERRLKLKFPKRFLWGVATSAHQIEGGLHNNWTVWEQENAKSLATQAPYQYGDLDNWNAVKPAAKSPDNYISGKATNHYELYEQDLDLARKMNMNAFRLSIEWSRIQPEKGAWNAAAVEHYKAVLAACKQRGIEPIVTLFHFTLPVWFAEIGGFEKRANVKYFVEFAEHILQELGSRVRYIITVNEPCVYAHESYLRGSWPPQVQNRRRMRAVLKNLAAAHNRVADIVHKVNRRYKVSVAKNSAYVYPGDDAVLTVRAAGIMQYLQDDYFLKKVVKRCDFIGVNYYQSARVYGYRVHNPDIEVNDLGWDMQPQHLQQVLERLYDTYHKPVFVTENGVADAGDRYRKHWLAQSIMAMNQAIEHGVDVLGYLHWSLTDNFEWDKGFWPRFGLFDVDYTTFTRMPRPSALWLARFLKQQKEMRDGKR from the coding sequence ATGAGCGAGCGGAGATTAAAGCTAAAATTTCCGAAACGGTTTTTGTGGGGCGTCGCAACGTCAGCGCACCAAATTGAAGGCGGACTGCATAATAACTGGACGGTTTGGGAGCAGGAGAATGCGAAATCGCTGGCAACGCAAGCACCGTACCAATACGGCGATTTAGATAATTGGAATGCGGTAAAACCGGCGGCAAAATCGCCCGATAATTATATTTCTGGCAAGGCGACAAATCATTACGAATTGTATGAGCAGGATTTAGATTTAGCGCGCAAGATGAATATGAATGCGTTTCGTTTGAGCATTGAATGGTCGCGAATTCAACCTGAAAAGGGCGCGTGGAACGCAGCGGCGGTTGAGCATTACAAGGCAGTGCTCGCGGCATGTAAACAACGCGGCATTGAGCCGATTGTGACGCTGTTCCACTTTACATTGCCGGTATGGTTTGCAGAGATCGGTGGGTTTGAGAAACGCGCCAATGTAAAATATTTTGTCGAGTTTGCCGAGCATATTTTGCAGGAATTAGGATCGCGGGTGCGCTATATTATCACAGTGAACGAACCGTGCGTGTATGCGCATGAGAGCTACCTGCGCGGCAGCTGGCCTCCGCAAGTGCAAAATCGGCGGCGCATGCGTGCGGTGCTTAAGAATCTTGCGGCAGCGCATAACCGTGTAGCCGACATCGTGCATAAAGTGAATCGGCGCTACAAAGTGTCGGTAGCGAAAAATAGTGCGTATGTCTATCCGGGCGACGATGCGGTCCTGACGGTGCGCGCAGCAGGGATTATGCAGTATTTGCAAGATGATTATTTCTTGAAAAAAGTTGTAAAGCGCTGCGACTTCATCGGCGTGAATTATTACCAAAGTGCGCGCGTGTACGGCTACCGTGTGCATAATCCCGACATTGAGGTGAATGATTTAGGCTGGGATATGCAGCCGCAGCACCTGCAACAGGTGTTAGAGCGGCTGTATGACACGTATCACAAGCCAGTGTTTGTGACGGAGAATGGCGTAGCGGACGCGGGCGATCGATATCGCAAGCATTGGTTGGCGCAGTCAATTATGGCGATGAACCAAGCAATTGAGCATGGTGTTGATGTGCTCGGTTATTTGCATTGGAGTTTAACCGATAATTTTGAATGGGACAAGGGATTTTGGCCGCGCTTTGGACTATTTGATGTGGATTATACAACGTTTACGCGGATGCCGCGACCAAGTGCACTATGGCTAGCGCGGTTTTTGAAGCAGCAGAAGGAGATGCGAGATGGCAAACGATGA
- a CDS encoding ribonuclease HI, which produces MCRMHCENHCRRETFKWYDKVMRIFYTDGSASPNPGPGGFAVIENGKPVALGSEDGETTNIRMEGFALVAAMRLAAGEPCEIHTDSEFWINVLTKWAPGWEEKGWRKKGGEIKNLELVQQAYKLYCTTRPKLVWVRGHVGHEQNEQADEWANKAREGVRL; this is translated from the coding sequence ATGTGCCGGATGCATTGCGAAAATCATTGCCGCCGCGAGACATTTAAGTGGTACGATAAAGTAATGAGAATTTTTTATACTGATGGCAGCGCTAGCCCAAACCCGGGACCGGGCGGGTTTGCGGTAATAGAAAACGGCAAGCCAGTAGCACTTGGCTCGGAGGACGGCGAAACGACGAATATTCGCATGGAGGGATTTGCGCTTGTAGCGGCGATGCGGCTAGCGGCAGGGGAACCGTGCGAAATTCATACCGATAGCGAGTTTTGGATCAATGTATTAACGAAATGGGCGCCAGGCTGGGAGGAAAAAGGTTGGCGCAAAAAAGGCGGCGAAATTAAAAACCTTGAACTCGTGCAGCAGGCGTACAAATTATACTGTACGACACGACCAAAGCTTGTGTGGGTGCGCGGACATGTCGGACACGAACAAAACGAGCAGGCAGACGAGTGGGCAAATAAAGCGCGCGAGGGCGTGCGGCTATAA
- the yciV gene encoding 5'-3' exoribonuclease, giving the protein MAADLIDLHTHTNCSDGDYAPAELLRLAKKRGIKTIAITDHDTVDGYDKELFLLAKELEIELIPGIEFSTIDEESGQKIHALGLGIDLENKVLREECAQLRADRIKLMGQIAEKLASCGFVLRLDELVASGEIITKAHIARDVLANEVNRCRLIKAHGNMPLQGEFIEKWLIKGCPAFVPKAKPLLTHEAIDIIHQAGGISSCAHPSFNVMKGFSFENMKQLILRNKFDAVEAVNIQYDKENGDQRFDMIREFTQFAKENDLLVTGGSDYHSDNHELWGNMPSLGMADEAVRSRQEMVDNLNLLTASRATTAE; this is encoded by the coding sequence ATGGCAGCAGATCTGATAGACCTACACACCCACACAAATTGTTCGGACGGCGATTATGCTCCGGCCGAATTGCTGCGCTTAGCGAAAAAGCGAGGTATAAAAACTATTGCTATCACTGATCACGACACGGTTGATGGCTATGATAAAGAGCTATTCTTGCTAGCGAAAGAGCTAGAAATTGAGCTGATTCCAGGGATTGAGTTCTCGACAATTGATGAAGAAAGCGGACAGAAAATTCATGCGTTAGGTTTGGGGATTGATCTGGAAAACAAGGTACTGAGGGAGGAATGTGCACAACTGCGCGCCGATCGAATCAAGCTGATGGGGCAGATTGCAGAAAAATTGGCGAGCTGCGGTTTTGTTTTGCGGTTAGACGAGTTGGTGGCGTCCGGTGAGATTATCACCAAGGCGCACATCGCGCGCGATGTTTTGGCAAATGAAGTGAATCGGTGCCGGCTGATTAAAGCGCACGGAAACATGCCGCTGCAAGGTGAATTTATTGAGAAGTGGTTGATCAAAGGCTGCCCGGCATTTGTGCCAAAAGCGAAACCATTACTAACTCATGAGGCGATTGATATAATCCATCAGGCTGGCGGGATTTCGTCGTGCGCGCATCCGAGTTTTAATGTCATGAAGGGCTTTTCATTTGAGAATATGAAACAGTTAATCTTGCGCAATAAATTTGACGCGGTTGAAGCGGTCAATATACAGTATGATAAAGAAAACGGCGATCAGCGATTTGATATGATCCGAGAATTTACGCAATTTGCGAAAGAAAACGATCTGCTGGTCACTGGCGGCTCGGATTATCATAGTGACAATCACGAACTTTGGGGAAATATGCCGAGCCTGGGTATGGCGGATGAGGCAGTGCGCTCGAGGCAGGAGATGGTAGATAACTTGAATCTGCTTACCGCTTCTCGCGCTACGACTGCCGAGTAG
- a CDS encoding Gluconeogenesis factor, with protein MANDEITGVKIVVIGGGTGSFTLLQGVKRYAKHVTALVNMADDGGSTGQLRDELGVLPPGDVRQCLVALSDSPKVRDLFNYRFDEGSLKGHAFGNLFLTALEKMTGSFGEAVELAGRVLNIEGRVEPVTLSDVTLCVEGVDGRPVKGQFTIAHQEIAKRPKIWLEPTAVANPAAVRAILRADLVVVAPGNLYGSLAPVLVIDGIRRALHETRAKCVYVCNLVTKPGPTDGFTVKDFASEIERLAGGEFLDYVVFNNDEPSPELMEKYAHGGELVVKYDLNELRRQHYEFRGVPILAKQAWTGAQASDPIASARSFIRHDSDAVARQLMRLYFA; from the coding sequence ATGGCAAACGATGAAATCACCGGCGTAAAGATAGTCGTCATCGGCGGCGGGACGGGCAGTTTCACGCTGCTACAGGGCGTTAAACGCTACGCGAAGCATGTGACAGCGCTCGTTAATATGGCGGACGATGGCGGTTCGACAGGGCAGCTGCGCGATGAGCTGGGCGTGCTGCCGCCCGGCGATGTACGCCAGTGTTTGGTGGCGCTGAGCGATAGCCCAAAAGTGCGCGACCTCTTTAATTATCGGTTTGATGAAGGCAGTTTGAAGGGTCATGCGTTTGGTAATTTATTTTTGACGGCGCTTGAAAAAATGACAGGCAGTTTTGGCGAGGCGGTTGAACTGGCGGGGCGCGTGCTGAATATTGAAGGACGCGTTGAGCCAGTGACACTAAGCGATGTTACGCTGTGCGTTGAGGGTGTAGACGGGCGTCCAGTGAAAGGGCAATTCACGATTGCGCACCAAGAAATTGCGAAGCGGCCGAAGATTTGGTTGGAGCCGACAGCGGTGGCGAATCCTGCGGCGGTGCGGGCAATCTTACGGGCGGATTTAGTCGTTGTCGCGCCGGGAAATCTGTATGGCAGTTTAGCGCCGGTGTTGGTGATTGATGGAATCCGGCGCGCGCTGCACGAGACGCGCGCAAAATGCGTGTATGTGTGTAATTTAGTGACAAAACCTGGCCCGACAGACGGATTTACCGTAAAGGATTTTGCGAGCGAAATTGAACGCTTGGCGGGCGGCGAGTTCTTAGACTATGTCGTGTTTAATAATGACGAACCGTCGCCGGAATTGATGGAAAAATATGCGCACGGCGGGGAATTGGTCGTGAAGTACGATCTCAACGAGCTGCGCCGGCAGCATTACGAATTTCGCGGCGTACCGATTCTTGCGAAACAAGCGTGGACAGGGGCGCAGGCGAGCGACCCGATCGCATCGGCGCGCAGTTTCATCCGGCATGATTCAGACGCGGTAGCGCGGCAGCTGATGCGCCTGTACTTTGCGTAA